A window of the Labeo rohita strain BAU-BD-2019 chromosome 1, IGBB_LRoh.1.0, whole genome shotgun sequence genome harbors these coding sequences:
- the wu:fc75a09 gene encoding uncharacterized protein wu:fc75a09 has product MKPIPQKITTIPQLQECGFGQPWPRHGLQLLFWFAKVCIWVSDNDDMFLAVDPTKEYFGFHRFENRHIKHKETLLPDVNFQYYLLGNLNSPGADMLPEYIREHNTGQRDGNTDRIIVTDHREWKFGKIYVTTHKDKWSFDPYGTFHISRSLLKTIKSFANLDNFLLTIGYHTAVFQMAVLSLADTELAAYHEDKEETYDVSTDTDTPSRNCICSCTIL; this is encoded by the coding sequence ATGAAGCCCATTCCGCAAAAAATCACAACTATACCCCAGCTACAAGAGTGTGGATTTGGTCAACCTTGGCCCAGACATGGACTCCAGCTCTTGTTCTGGTTTGCTAAAGTTTGTATTTGGGTTAGCGACAACGACGACATGTTTCTGGCGGTTGACCCGACGAAggaatattttggctttcaccGCTTTGAGAACAGACACATTAAACATAAAGAGACACTTCTTCCAGATGTGAACTTTCAGTACTACTTGCTGGGCAATCTGAATTCACCAGGAGCTGACATGCTGCCGGAGTACATCCGTGAACACAACACCGGCCAGCGAGACGGAAACACGGATCGCATCATTGTCACCGATCACAGAGAGTGGAAGTTTGGGAAAATTTACGTGACCACACACAAAGATAAGTGGAGTTTTGATCCATACGGCACATTTCATATCTCCAGGAGCCTCCTGAAGACCATCAAGTCATTCGCGAATCTAGACAACTTTCTGCTGACCATTGGGTATCACACGGCAGTTTTCCAAATGGCTGTGTTGAGTCTTGCTGATACAGAATTAGCAGCGTATCATGAAGATAAGGAAGAAACTTATGATGTTTCCACAGATACTGATACACCGTCTCGAAACTGTATTTGTAGCTGTACCATACTCTGA